A single region of the Streptomyces sp. NBC_00236 genome encodes:
- a CDS encoding HAD family hydrolase, whose amino-acid sequence MLSPVAAPARDEASAARRARNLLARARCLVWDFDGPMVQLFVSEHGNGVSEAHLIAGELVHIAAQYGPVPDEVRGNPDPHAVFRWYDRLARTRGATEQVRETVELLRQELTARERKAAEHATPTPGADRLVRAWHGLGRGLAVASNNHADAVRRYLERTSLDHFFQGAPIVGRCDVDTRRMKPDPWVLNEVVAATGLGVDGHVMIGDSIADLGAAGAIGMPFIGYHRGQAGRDLLAAAGARTVVESMAVLADAAEALGPQVH is encoded by the coding sequence GTGCTGTCCCCAGTTGCTGCTCCTGCACGCGACGAGGCTTCGGCCGCTCGGCGTGCGCGGAATCTGCTTGCTCGCGCCCGGTGCCTTGTCTGGGACTTCGACGGGCCCATGGTCCAGCTCTTCGTCAGTGAGCACGGGAACGGGGTCAGCGAGGCGCACCTCATCGCCGGCGAGCTCGTCCACATCGCCGCGCAGTACGGTCCTGTACCGGATGAGGTGCGGGGTAATCCCGACCCGCATGCTGTCTTCCGGTGGTACGACCGGCTGGCCCGCACTCGGGGTGCCACCGAGCAGGTGCGCGAGACCGTCGAGCTGCTGCGCCAGGAACTCACCGCCCGGGAGCGCAAGGCCGCCGAGCACGCCACCCCGACCCCCGGGGCGGATCGCCTCGTCAGGGCTTGGCACGGGCTCGGCCGCGGGCTCGCCGTTGCATCCAACAACCACGCGGACGCGGTGCGGCGCTACCTCGAGCGCACGTCGCTGGACCACTTCTTCCAGGGCGCCCCGATCGTCGGGCGCTGCGACGTCGATACGCGGCGGATGAAGCCCGACCCCTGGGTGCTGAACGAGGTCGTCGCCGCGACGGGCCTCGGTGTCGACGGCCATGTGATGATCGGCGACTCGATCGCCGATCTGGGGGCGGCCGGTGCGATCGGAATGCCGTTCATCGGCTATCACCGGGGGCAGGCCGGGCGGGACCTCCTGGCGGCGGCCGGCGCTCGTACGGTCGTGGAGTCCATGGCGGTACTGGCCGATGCGGCCGAGGCGTTGGGTCCGCAAGTGCATTGA
- a CDS encoding RsiG family protein: MSMHGTGQSPGAVPVARPGVNSKASVGASTMRPPVQRTGQGSEDGTAATAPLDLGALRLPELRVLRRDAQRDEADLSYVRRLVQGRIDILRAELARRRDPESPVVDRLSEILTDTPSLHRSSARHVTLSTPRSDEYRQLAAETLAEVELSDLDARTDEELHTAMGRLVRYEQQVSRRRYRLQRTADDCSAEIARRYRDGEAQVDDLLA; this comes from the coding sequence ATGAGCATGCATGGAACCGGGCAGTCCCCGGGCGCAGTGCCGGTCGCGCGCCCGGGCGTCAACAGCAAGGCCTCTGTGGGTGCGAGCACCATGCGCCCGCCCGTGCAGCGGACCGGGCAGGGCTCCGAGGACGGGACCGCCGCAACGGCCCCGCTGGATCTGGGCGCCCTGCGGCTGCCGGAGCTGCGCGTGCTGCGGCGGGACGCGCAGCGGGACGAGGCGGACCTCAGCTATGTGCGGCGGCTCGTCCAGGGGCGCATCGACATCCTGCGGGCCGAGCTGGCGCGGCGGCGGGACCCGGAGTCCCCGGTGGTGGACCGGCTCTCGGAGATCCTCACGGACACCCCGTCGCTGCACCGCTCCTCCGCCCGGCACGTCACGCTGAGCACGCCGCGCAGTGACGAGTACCGGCAGCTGGCGGCGGAGACGCTGGCCGAGGTCGAACTCTCCGACCTCGACGCCCGGACGGACGAAGAGCTGCACACCGCGATGGGACGCCTGGTCCGCTACGAACAGCAGGTGTCCCGGCGCCGCTACCGGCTCCAGCGCACCGCGGACGATTGCAGTGCGGAGATCGCCCGCAGGTACCGTGACGGGGAAGCACAAGTAGACGACCTGCTCGCCTGA
- a CDS encoding DUF4240 domain-containing protein, which produces MLADMNEDAFWQLIEDCRPAGPDPDADLLADTLTERLARSPLSLVTGFAEQLSWALYRLDRKEYGRDLSGDAFLYTRAAVVAAGRTEFASVLEDPAAFTPYATDLIWAESLLCTPDRAYRRITEKEWDRDTRYSYESYSNADGWAD; this is translated from the coding sequence ATGCTCGCCGACATGAACGAAGACGCCTTCTGGCAGCTGATCGAGGACTGCAGGCCCGCAGGCCCCGACCCAGACGCCGACCTCCTTGCAGACACCCTCACCGAACGCCTCGCCCGGTCTCCGTTGTCGCTGGTCACCGGCTTTGCCGAACAACTGTCATGGGCGCTCTACCGGCTGGACCGCAAGGAGTACGGACGCGACCTGAGCGGAGACGCATTTCTCTACACCCGTGCCGCGGTCGTCGCCGCCGGCCGCACGGAATTCGCCAGCGTCCTCGAAGACCCAGCGGCCTTCACTCCTTACGCCACCGACCTCATCTGGGCTGAGAGCCTGCTCTGCACGCCGGACCGGGCATACAGACGCATCACCGAGAAGGAGTGGGACCGCGACACGCGCTACTCCTACGAGTCGTACTCAAACGCTGACGGCTGGGCCGACTGA
- a CDS encoding TetR/AcrR family transcriptional regulator C-terminal domain-containing protein: protein MTQENGSPGGTGLPASIETAWGLRARPVKGPKPGLSLGRIVDAAVAVAAAEGLGGVSMGRVAKDLGVSTMSLYRYVAAKDELYVLMQEAALGPPPPLPALDERAGWREALSQWARAQSRVFHANLWMLRIPIAGPPASPNSVAWWEQGLQALAGAGLEAGEEISVILLVSGFVRNEALLMSDLDAAAESRGVSAQEVTDGCVRTLGRLADPVRHPALSRLMATEGMWAPDEPDHAFAFGLERVLDGVGVLVGSRARERGTKASGTGPGGV from the coding sequence GTGACGCAGGAGAACGGTTCGCCGGGCGGTACGGGCCTGCCCGCCAGCATCGAGACCGCCTGGGGGCTGCGGGCGCGCCCGGTGAAGGGGCCCAAGCCCGGGCTGAGCCTGGGACGCATCGTGGACGCGGCAGTCGCGGTGGCGGCGGCCGAGGGGCTCGGCGGGGTGTCCATGGGCCGGGTCGCCAAGGACCTCGGGGTCTCCACGATGTCGCTCTACCGGTACGTGGCAGCCAAGGACGAGCTCTACGTGCTGATGCAGGAGGCGGCCCTGGGGCCGCCGCCCCCGCTGCCCGCCCTGGACGAGAGGGCCGGCTGGCGGGAGGCGCTGTCGCAGTGGGCGCGGGCGCAGAGCCGGGTGTTCCACGCCAACCTGTGGATGCTCCGCATCCCCATCGCCGGACCGCCCGCCAGCCCGAACTCGGTCGCCTGGTGGGAACAGGGCCTCCAGGCGCTCGCGGGCGCCGGTCTGGAGGCGGGCGAGGAGATCTCCGTCATCCTTCTGGTCAGTGGTTTCGTGCGGAACGAGGCGCTGCTGATGAGTGATCTCGATGCCGCGGCCGAGTCCCGCGGCGTATCGGCGCAGGAGGTCACGGACGGCTGCGTCCGCACGCTGGGCCGGCTGGCCGACCCCGTGCGCCACCCCGCGCTGTCCCGGCTGATGGCGACCGAGGGGATGTGGGCGCCGGACGAGCCGGACCACGCGTTCGCGTTCGGTCTCGAACGGGTGCTTGACGGCGTCGGCGTACTGGTCGGATCGCGTGCGCGGGAGCGCGGAACAAAGGCCTCCGGAACGGGTCCGGGCGGCGTCTGA
- a CDS encoding TetR family transcriptional regulator codes for MVMSGEKPGPRTAADAAHTAEGGDAAAPMSLRERKKQLTYQAVSDAAIALFLERGFDKVSVAEIAAAADISKPTLFRYFPAKEDLALHRFADHEDESARVVAGRAEGESPLDALRRHYLDGLERRDPVTGLCDVPQVLAFHRLLYGTPSLVARLYAYQSRAEAALARALGDRVTDRLAAGQIIAVLRILSLENWQRISEGRSADQVYADAVEAAEQGFVQLRSGLGS; via the coding sequence ATGGTCATGAGCGGAGAGAAGCCCGGCCCCCGTACGGCAGCCGACGCGGCGCACACGGCAGAAGGCGGGGACGCGGCCGCGCCGATGAGCCTGCGGGAGCGGAAGAAGCAGCTGACGTATCAGGCGGTCTCCGACGCCGCGATCGCGTTGTTCCTGGAGCGTGGCTTCGACAAGGTCTCGGTGGCGGAGATCGCGGCCGCGGCCGACATCTCCAAGCCGACGCTGTTCCGCTACTTCCCGGCCAAGGAGGACCTGGCCCTCCACCGGTTCGCCGACCACGAGGACGAGTCCGCGCGGGTCGTCGCCGGCCGCGCGGAGGGCGAGTCCCCGCTGGACGCGCTGCGGCGCCACTACCTGGACGGTCTGGAGCGGCGCGACCCGGTCACGGGCCTGTGCGACGTGCCGCAGGTGCTGGCCTTCCACCGGCTGCTGTACGGGACGCCGTCCCTGGTGGCGCGCCTGTACGCGTACCAGAGCCGTGCCGAGGCCGCTCTCGCCCGTGCCCTGGGCGACAGGGTGACGGACCGGCTGGCCGCGGGCCAGATCATCGCGGTCCTGCGCATCCTGTCCCTGGAGAACTGGCAGCGCATCAGCGAGGGCCGGAGCGCGGACCAGGTGTACGCGGACGCGGTCGAGGCCGCCGAGCAGGGTTTCGTACAGCTGCGGTCGGGGCTGGGGAGCTGA
- a CDS encoding GNAT family N-acetyltransferase: MSTSRTPDSLDAHHISPAELHDWLRAVNTGFLRAPTPSDEEVTGRLPYLDLARTQGVFDEGRCVATFRSFAQELTVVGGATVPTDAVTNVTVSPTHRRRGLLSRLMATDLAAAKERGDVAATLIAAEYPIYGRYGFGPAAWTTEWEVDIPRTGLDPHGRVPSDGDGGRIDLVDGAEVRKLGQPLHDRLRARQHGVVSRGERWWDLNTGEVVFPHDHWTEPFYAVYRGPDGSVDGLLVYRADDHWGDAKQPLNRATVRSLIAVTPAAERALWHFLCSVDWISTIRTGHRAPDDLLPLLLPDPRAARVVTHADFLWVRILDIVRALEARTYAVPGSLVLDIHDPAGLAAGRFHLDATPDGATCAPTTRTADLAMDVRELGTLYLGDESVTRLAALGRVEELTPGAAARADGMLRAGRRAWCPDVF; the protein is encoded by the coding sequence ATGAGTACCTCTCGCACTCCTGACAGCCTCGACGCCCACCACATCTCCCCCGCCGAACTCCATGACTGGCTGCGCGCCGTGAACACCGGCTTCCTGCGCGCGCCGACACCGTCGGACGAGGAGGTGACGGGGCGTCTGCCGTACCTCGACCTGGCGCGCACGCAGGGAGTGTTCGACGAGGGGCGGTGCGTGGCGACGTTCCGGTCGTTCGCGCAGGAGCTGACGGTCGTGGGCGGCGCCACGGTGCCGACGGACGCGGTCACCAACGTCACGGTGTCGCCCACGCATCGGCGTCGCGGACTGCTCTCGCGGTTGATGGCCACGGACCTGGCGGCGGCGAAGGAGCGCGGCGACGTGGCCGCCACGCTGATCGCCGCCGAGTACCCGATCTACGGACGGTACGGCTTCGGCCCGGCGGCCTGGACGACCGAGTGGGAGGTCGACATCCCCCGGACGGGCCTCGACCCGCACGGCAGGGTCCCGTCGGACGGGGACGGCGGCCGGATCGACCTGGTGGACGGCGCGGAGGTACGGAAACTGGGGCAGCCCCTGCACGACCGGCTGCGGGCCCGGCAGCACGGGGTGGTGAGCCGCGGGGAACGCTGGTGGGACCTCAACACCGGCGAGGTGGTCTTCCCGCACGACCACTGGACCGAGCCCTTCTACGCCGTCTACCGCGGGCCCGACGGCAGCGTCGACGGCCTGCTGGTCTACCGCGCCGACGACCACTGGGGCGACGCCAAGCAGCCGTTGAACCGGGCGACGGTACGCAGCCTGATCGCGGTGACCCCGGCGGCCGAGCGGGCGCTGTGGCACTTCCTCTGCTCGGTCGACTGGATCTCCACGATCCGCACCGGCCACCGCGCCCCCGACGACCTGCTCCCGCTCCTCCTCCCGGACCCGCGCGCGGCCCGCGTGGTGACGCACGCGGACTTCCTGTGGGTGCGCATCCTGGACATCGTCCGCGCCCTGGAGGCCCGCACCTACGCGGTCCCCGGCTCCCTCGTCCTGGACATCCACGACCCGGCAGGCCTCGCCGCGGGCCGCTTCCACCTGGACGCCACACCGGACGGCGCCACCTGTGCCCCGACGACGCGGACGGCCGATCTGGCCATGGACGTACGGGAGTTGGGGACGCTGTACCTGGGCGACGAGAGCGTGACGCGCCTGGCGGCCCTGGGCCGCGTCGAGGAGCTGACCCCGGGGGCGGCTGCCCGGGCGGACGGGATGCTGCGGGCGGGGCGGCGGGCGTGGTGCCCGGATGTGTTCTAG
- a CDS encoding asparaginase yields the protein MTSSAAPSSPSGISDSLSGGASGGISGRAPLLPVLAEVVRSGFVEGHHRGSLVVLAADGSVEMSLGDPAAPVFPRSSNKPMQAAAVLRAGLDLSGERLALAAASHSGEGFHLDLVRKMLTEHGLSADDLQTPPDLPLDPVEAETYLAAGHVRERITMNCSGKHAAMLAVCLHNGWDPATYLDPAHPLQQLVHRVVEEAAGEPVAAVGTDGCGAPLMALSLVGLARAFRTFVTAEQGTAERRVADAMRAHPEYVAGTRRPDTWLMREVPGTLSKMGAEAVQAVALADGRALAFKIDDGSTRALGPVLARALGLLGVDAPVVSRIGRAPLMGGAAEVGEIRAAF from the coding sequence ATGACCTCCAGCGCAGCCCCGTCGTCCCCGTCCGGCATATCGGACAGCCTGTCCGGTGGCGCCTCCGGCGGCATATCCGGCCGGGCCCCCCTTCTGCCCGTGCTGGCCGAGGTCGTCCGGTCCGGTTTCGTCGAGGGGCACCATCGGGGCTCCCTGGTCGTCCTGGCCGCGGACGGCAGCGTGGAGATGTCCCTGGGAGATCCGGCGGCCCCGGTCTTCCCGCGCTCCTCCAACAAGCCGATGCAGGCCGCCGCGGTGCTCCGGGCCGGCCTCGACCTGTCGGGGGAGCGGCTGGCGCTGGCCGCCGCGAGCCATTCGGGTGAGGGCTTCCACCTCGATCTCGTACGCAAGATGCTCACCGAGCACGGGCTGTCGGCCGACGATCTGCAGACCCCGCCCGACCTGCCGCTGGACCCGGTGGAGGCGGAGACGTATCTCGCCGCGGGCCACGTCCGGGAGCGGATCACGATGAACTGCTCGGGCAAGCACGCGGCGATGCTGGCGGTGTGCCTGCACAACGGCTGGGACCCGGCCACGTACCTCGACCCGGCCCACCCGCTCCAGCAGCTGGTCCACCGGGTCGTCGAGGAGGCGGCGGGCGAGCCGGTCGCCGCGGTCGGCACGGACGGCTGCGGGGCGCCGCTGATGGCGCTCTCCCTGGTGGGTCTCGCCCGGGCGTTCCGTACGTTCGTCACGGCGGAGCAGGGCACGGCGGAGCGCCGGGTGGCGGACGCGATGCGCGCCCATCCCGAGTACGTGGCCGGCACCCGCCGCCCGGACACCTGGCTGATGCGGGAGGTGCCGGGGACGCTGTCCAAGATGGGCGCCGAGGCGGTCCAGGCGGTGGCGCTGGCGGACGGCCGGGCGCTGGCCTTCAAGATCGACGACGGTTCGACCCGGGCGCTCGGACCCGTACTGGCCCGTGCGCTGGGTCTGCTCGGCGTCGACGCCCCGGTGGTGTCGCGGATCGGCCGGGCGCCGCTGATGGGCGGCGCGGCCGAGGTCGGGGAGATCCGGGCGGCGTTCTGA
- the dtd gene encoding D-aminoacyl-tRNA deacylase: MRAVVQRVDGASVTVADAGGEGGGSAVVGEIVGEGLCVLVGVTHGDTAEKAAQLARKLWSVRILEGEKSCSDVNAPLLVISQFTLYGDARKGRRPTWNAAAPGEIAEPLVDEVVAQLRALGAQVETGRFGADMRVSLTNHGPFTVIVEV; the protein is encoded by the coding sequence ATGCGTGCAGTGGTACAGAGGGTGGACGGTGCGAGCGTCACGGTGGCGGACGCCGGTGGCGAGGGCGGCGGTTCGGCGGTCGTCGGCGAAATCGTCGGCGAGGGCCTGTGTGTGCTGGTGGGAGTGACCCACGGCGACACCGCGGAGAAGGCGGCCCAGCTCGCCCGCAAGCTGTGGTCGGTCCGCATCCTGGAGGGCGAGAAGTCCTGCTCCGATGTGAATGCACCACTTCTGGTGATTTCACAGTTCACTCTCTACGGGGACGCCCGCAAGGGCCGCCGGCCCACGTGGAACGCCGCGGCTCCCGGCGAGATCGCCGAGCCGCTGGTCGACGAGGTCGTGGCACAGCTGCGGGCACTGGGCGCGCAGGTGGAGACGGGCCGGTTCGGAGCGGACATGCGGGTCTCGCTCACGAACCACGGCCCGTTCACCGTCATCGTCGAGGTCTGA
- a CDS encoding FABP family protein — translation MIEIPSDLHPDLVPLAFLLGNWAGAGVSDFPGAEKCNFGQEVSFSHDGRDFLEYTSHSWVLDADGEKVRPLESESGYWRIDKDRKVEVVMVRDQGVIEIWYGELGHQKPQIDLVTDAVARTAASGPYNGGKRLYGYVKSDLMWVGEKSTPEVELRPYMSAHLKKVVTPEEVAAMAKSLGDLPDDGIAFFK, via the coding sequence ATGATCGAGATCCCGTCCGACCTTCACCCGGACCTCGTCCCGCTGGCCTTCCTCCTGGGCAACTGGGCGGGCGCGGGTGTGTCCGACTTCCCCGGCGCCGAGAAGTGCAACTTCGGCCAGGAGGTCTCGTTCAGCCACGACGGCCGGGACTTCCTGGAGTACACCTCGCACTCCTGGGTGCTCGACGCCGACGGCGAGAAGGTCCGGCCGCTGGAGTCCGAGTCCGGCTACTGGCGCATCGACAAGGACCGCAAGGTCGAGGTCGTCATGGTCCGCGACCAGGGCGTCATCGAGATCTGGTACGGCGAGCTCGGCCACCAGAAGCCGCAGATCGACCTGGTCACCGACGCGGTGGCCCGGACCGCGGCCTCCGGCCCGTACAACGGTGGCAAGCGGCTCTACGGCTACGTGAAGAGCGACCTCATGTGGGTGGGCGAGAAGTCCACGCCCGAGGTCGAGCTGCGGCCGTACATGTCGGCGCACCTGAAGAAGGTCGTCACCCCGGAAGAGGTCGCGGCGATGGCGAAGAGCCTCGGCGACCTGCCGGACGACGGAATCGCGTTCTTCAAGTAG
- a CDS encoding Fur family transcriptional regulator, translated as MVSTDWKTDLRQRGYRLTPQRQLVLEAVDTLEHATPDDILSEVRRTASGVNISTVYRTLELLEELDLVSHAHLGHGAPTYHLADRHHHIHLVCRDCTNVIEADVDVVAEFTEKLRGTFGFETDMKHFAIFGRCADCTAKSAGAAGEAGAMTGPAAGTQP; from the coding sequence GTGGTGAGCACCGACTGGAAGACCGATCTTCGGCAGCGCGGCTACCGGCTGACGCCGCAGCGGCAGCTTGTCCTGGAAGCCGTGGACACGCTGGAACACGCGACGCCCGACGACATCCTGTCCGAGGTGCGCCGGACCGCGTCCGGAGTGAACATCTCCACCGTGTACCGGACCCTGGAGCTCCTTGAGGAGCTGGATCTGGTCAGCCACGCCCATCTGGGCCACGGCGCTCCGACGTACCACCTGGCCGACCGCCACCACCACATCCACCTGGTCTGCCGGGACTGTACGAACGTCATCGAGGCCGATGTCGACGTCGTCGCCGAGTTCACCGAGAAGCTGCGCGGCACGTTCGGCTTCGAGACGGACATGAAGCACTTCGCGATCTTCGGCCGCTGTGCCGACTGCACGGCGAAGTCGGCCGGAGCGGCTGGAGAGGCCGGAGCGATGACCGGTCCGGCCGCCGGGACCCAGCCGTAG
- the ygfZ gene encoding CAF17-like 4Fe-4S cluster assembly/insertion protein YgfZ — MKSPLLSLPGAVPAEGRDEGVAAHYGDLFREQRALADGSGLVDLSHRGVVTVTGSDRLAWLHLLITQHVSELAPGQATESLILTANGHIEHALYLVDDGETVWMHVEPGTQGELIAYLESMKFFYRVEVADRTEDFAVVYLPAGSIAGIPDRATARETPYGRDVFLPRDELEEYAAAHGPAAGVLAYEALRVEGHRPRLGFETDHRTIPHELGWIGTAVHLQKGCYRGQETVARVQNLGKPPRRLVFLHLDGSEVLLPGHGTPVRLAADGAEGRQLGFITSSARHHELGPIALALVKRNVAVDAELLAGDTAAAQETVVEP; from the coding sequence ATGAAGAGCCCCCTGCTGTCCCTGCCCGGCGCCGTCCCCGCCGAGGGTCGCGACGAAGGCGTCGCCGCGCACTACGGCGACCTGTTCCGCGAGCAGCGCGCCCTCGCCGACGGTTCCGGTCTGGTCGACCTCTCGCACCGCGGGGTCGTGACCGTCACCGGGAGCGACCGGCTGGCGTGGCTGCACCTCCTGATCACCCAGCACGTCAGCGAACTCGCCCCGGGCCAGGCCACCGAGTCCCTGATCCTCACGGCGAACGGGCACATCGAGCACGCCCTGTATCTCGTCGACGACGGCGAGACCGTGTGGATGCACGTCGAGCCGGGCACCCAGGGCGAGCTGATCGCCTATCTGGAGTCGATGAAGTTCTTCTACCGGGTCGAGGTCGCCGACCGTACCGAGGACTTCGCCGTCGTGTACCTGCCGGCCGGTTCCATCGCCGGGATCCCGGACCGTGCCACCGCACGGGAGACGCCGTACGGCCGCGACGTGTTCCTGCCCCGCGACGAACTGGAGGAGTACGCGGCGGCGCACGGCCCGGCCGCCGGGGTGCTGGCCTACGAGGCGCTGCGCGTCGAGGGCCACCGTCCACGGCTCGGGTTCGAGACGGATCACCGCACCATCCCGCACGAGCTGGGCTGGATCGGCACCGCCGTCCACCTCCAGAAGGGCTGCTACCGGGGCCAGGAGACGGTGGCCCGGGTGCAGAACCTGGGCAAGCCGCCGCGGCGCCTGGTCTTCCTGCACCTGGACGGCAGCGAGGTCCTGCTGCCGGGGCACGGCACCCCGGTGCGGCTGGCCGCGGACGGGGCGGAGGGCCGTCAGCTCGGCTTCATCACCAGTTCCGCCCGCCACCACGAGCTGGGGCCGATCGCGCTGGCCCTGGTGAAGCGGAACGTGGCGGTGGACGCGGAGCTGCTGGCGGGCGACACGGCGGCGGCCCAGGAGACGGTCGTCGAACCGTAG
- a CDS encoding ABC transporter permease produces the protein MSETLPGPLTRAGTMAGRSLRISRRNTDALITSLMLPVMLMLIFVYFFGGAIDTGVPHSSYVTYVVPGVLLLCAGFGSASTAVAVSEDMKNGIIDRFRSLDIGGATVLAGHVAASTVRNLLSTTVVLGVALLIGFRPTATLTGWLTALAVLLAYIVALSWLSAAIGLLAKTPEAAGGFTFLMSFLPYPSSAFVPVDSMPSWLHGFADHQPITPAIESLRALLLNQPAGNAPWIALTWAGGLLLVAIGLSGVLFRVRTR, from the coding sequence ATGTCTGAAACCCTCCCCGGCCCCCTCACCCGCGCCGGCACCATGGCGGGCCGCTCGCTGCGCATCAGCCGGCGCAACACAGACGCCCTGATCACCTCACTCATGCTGCCCGTCATGCTGATGCTGATCTTCGTCTACTTCTTCGGCGGCGCGATCGACACCGGCGTCCCGCACTCCTCGTACGTCACCTACGTAGTCCCCGGCGTCCTGCTCCTGTGCGCCGGCTTCGGCTCCGCGAGCACGGCGGTGGCCGTCAGCGAGGACATGAAGAACGGCATCATCGACCGCTTCCGCTCCCTGGACATCGGCGGCGCGACCGTCCTCGCCGGCCATGTCGCCGCCAGCACGGTCCGCAACCTGCTCTCCACCACGGTGGTCCTGGGTGTCGCCCTCCTGATCGGCTTCCGCCCCACCGCCACTCTCACCGGCTGGCTCACCGCGCTCGCCGTCCTGCTCGCCTACATCGTCGCGCTGTCCTGGCTGTCCGCGGCGATCGGCCTGCTGGCCAAGACCCCCGAGGCCGCTGGCGGATTCACCTTCCTGATGTCCTTCCTGCCCTACCCGAGCAGCGCCTTCGTCCCGGTCGACTCCATGCCCTCCTGGCTCCACGGCTTTGCCGACCACCAGCCGATCACCCCGGCCATCGAGTCCCTGCGCGCCCTCCTCCTGAACCAGCCGGCGGGCAACGCCCCGTGGATCGCACTGACCTGGGCCGGGGGGCTGCTGCTGGTGGCGATCGGGCTGTCGGGCGTGCTGTTCAGGGTGCGGACGCGGTGA
- a CDS encoding GNAT family N-acetyltransferase, with amino-acid sequence MRDRVDASSGLTLRRWKAEDARAVMTAFADPLMRGQSDEPVDSVRSAERWTAARGDQWDAGSAYSFAVVDSGGLVLGQVCVGHVDRRHGTGWVSYWTASTARGRGVASRACRALARWAFADAELFRLELGHRVNNPASCGVARAAGFAVEGRQRQKLAYDGVRFDVELHARLVTDA; translated from the coding sequence GTGCGTGATCGTGTGGACGCCTCCTCGGGCCTGACGCTGCGGAGATGGAAGGCCGAGGACGCCCGGGCGGTGATGACCGCGTTCGCGGATCCGCTCATGCGGGGTCAGTCCGACGAACCGGTTGATTCCGTCCGGTCTGCCGAACGATGGACAGCGGCTCGTGGTGACCAGTGGGATGCGGGCTCTGCCTACTCCTTCGCCGTCGTCGACAGCGGCGGCCTTGTTCTCGGCCAGGTGTGTGTCGGGCACGTGGACCGGAGGCACGGCACTGGCTGGGTTTCCTACTGGACGGCGTCAACGGCTCGCGGCCGAGGCGTGGCTTCCCGCGCGTGCCGTGCTCTGGCCCGCTGGGCGTTCGCCGATGCCGAGCTCTTCCGGCTGGAGCTCGGGCACCGGGTCAACAATCCCGCCTCGTGCGGAGTGGCCCGCGCGGCCGGCTTCGCGGTGGAGGGGCGGCAACGGCAGAAGCTCGCGTACGACGGGGTTCGCTTCGACGTGGAACTTCATGCCCGACTGGTCACGGATGCGTAG
- a CDS encoding winged helix-turn-helix domain-containing protein codes for MNREHDWTEGEFIYQRVADELRQGITSEEWGPGERLPTRAQLAERFDVSPATINEALKCLREEGLIVTRQGSGTFVGGGRQGEGRVAPQGGRAAQAPGGPWAVMAEGVKPVMLGPYLAEAFEAPEVTLDVFSMTTESLAKRVSDLKDRFIQENIPPPRSIKARLMLPDCDSPSLAIPRRVDGADDPRVRQRLKAILQSHATMFQEALFELQRCDPAPEVDVEVRVVPFAPQMKLYILNRSLALQGFYVVDVGSIPLPPGREEVEIYDAYGTGATLFPYRVAATAKSAGSGPRDIVQECQAFFDSNWNHQATRVDL; via the coding sequence ATGAATCGTGAGCATGACTGGACTGAGGGCGAGTTCATCTATCAGCGCGTCGCCGACGAGCTGCGTCAGGGCATCACAAGCGAGGAGTGGGGGCCGGGCGAGCGCCTGCCGACACGGGCCCAGCTCGCCGAACGGTTCGATGTCTCACCCGCCACGATCAACGAGGCCCTGAAGTGTTTGCGCGAGGAGGGTCTCATCGTCACCCGGCAGGGCAGCGGGACCTTCGTGGGGGGCGGGCGGCAGGGCGAGGGGCGCGTCGCGCCACAGGGGGGCCGCGCCGCTCAGGCCCCGGGTGGCCCCTGGGCCGTGATGGCCGAGGGCGTCAAGCCGGTGATGCTCGGGCCGTACCTGGCGGAGGCGTTCGAAGCGCCCGAGGTGACACTCGATGTCTTCTCCATGACCACGGAGTCGCTCGCCAAGCGGGTGTCGGACCTGAAGGACCGGTTCATCCAGGAGAACATCCCGCCGCCCCGCAGCATCAAGGCCCGGCTGATGCTTCCGGACTGCGACTCCCCGAGCCTGGCGATCCCCCGTAGGGTCGACGGCGCGGACGACCCCCGCGTGCGGCAGCGGCTGAAGGCGATCCTGCAGAGCCACGCGACGATGTTCCAGGAGGCGCTGTTCGAGCTCCAGCGCTGCGACCCCGCACCGGAAGTCGACGTCGAGGTGCGGGTGGTGCCGTTCGCACCCCAGATGAAGTTGTACATTCTGAACCGCAGCCTGGCGCTGCAGGGCTTCTACGTCGTGGATGTGGGCAGCATCCCGCTCCCTCCGGGACGTGAGGAAGTCGAGATATACGACGCGTACGGCACGGGAGCCACCCTCTTTCCGTACCGTGTGGCGGCGACGGCGAAGAGCGCCGGGAGCGGACCGCGCGACATCGTGCAGGAGTGCCAGGCGTTCTTCGATTCGAACTGGAATCACCAGGCCACGAGGGTGGATCTCTGA